The following nucleotide sequence is from Anopheles stephensi strain Indian chromosome 3, UCI_ANSTEP_V1.0, whole genome shotgun sequence.
tagtaaagtagtcgtcagccctacgtacggggaggcgatctggatgggattttaatcccggtcctgtcgtgtgaagatccATCAATTACAATCCACCGGTGACGATCGTATTACAATTGTAAAGTAGTCGGGAGATGCATCACACGTGCGGTGTTTCTAGACATCTAACACATCTGATCGACACACGCCATAACGATACACGCGTTGGAATAGTGCATTCAACATGCGGTTCGATTGGCTACTATTTACAATGGCCGCAGTTTCCATTAACGGAGTGGAAGTTACATTCGAAAGAATAGAACAGTTGTCGGGTTTCGATATCCTGCACAGTACGCTCCGTGTACGCAAGTATAATGCTACGACCCCCTACGGAAGGCCTTCGTTATCCTTTCGCAACACGACATAGAGTTGTCACGATTTGCAATACTTTGCAAGGTGACTGGATACTTCGGATAAGTGACTTTTTTTTGCGGATTGGTTCGTAGCTGCCTGTAGACAAGATTTAACATTTCGTCtatttaattaataataaagATTTACTAGGAAATCGCGCATCTTCGCTGGACATCGTTTTGATGACCTATGGCATCAAACAACCGGATATATTCTTTTGTAAAAGTATACAGCAGAgttcatttaatttaaaacttgaTCAGGTTTGTAAATAAGCAAACCGTAAGCTCGTAAGCATAGCATTACGAGAATGTGATAAACGTTATACTTCTATGACCAATAATTTGAGACTTCCAAGCGCTtagaatttattttccaatgaaataagatTAGTTCAACCTTTGCACACTGTTAAAGTGAACTGACTAAGAGGACCTACACACTGTTCAGTTATCGGACGCTTTCAATACTATGCTGTAGTTTATAATCTCCTTGCCGTAGAGATGACAGCGTACCAACGCTTTCCACAGCCCATTCCTGAGTAATCTATCCGGTATGGCTTCGGTCGGAAATTCCTGATCAAATATGTACATTGTTCTCCTGTTGATGGGACACTCGCCTATCTCTGGTCCATTCACTAGAAATTGCATCTCCTTCGGATAGCTTGTGTAGATGTGATCCATAAAGTCGCATATTCCCGCGGTTGGCAGTTTCATTGGCACATGGTTAAACTGCTGGTTACCGAGCCGGCTGTAGAATAAGTCTAATTGAAACT
It contains:
- the LOC118510095 gene encoding uncharacterized protein LOC118510095 — translated: MIHRIATVSVFTIVLFCWCRQVCSKKLTLESFEQTVGEDVMWLDLRVRKYNRTSSVINGTIHLFVDGTNDYKFQLDLFYSRLGNQQFNHVPMKLPTAGICDFMDHIYTSYPKEMQFLVNGPEIGECPINRRTMYIFDQEFPTEAIPDRLLRNGLWKALVRCHLYGKEIINYSIVLKASDN